TGGCTCCGAAGcccaaaagcaaaacaaaccaaataaggaTTTGTGTTGACATGAGATTGCCTAACCAAGCAATAAAACGCACAAGACATATAATTCCTACTATCGATGATATGATCGTGGACTTAAACGGTGCTAAAGTGTTCTCTAAATTAGACTTGAATCAGGCATATCAGCAGCTGGAACTATCAGAACAATCACGAAACATTACGACATTCACAACACATATTGGACTGAGAAGATACAAACGCCTAAGCTTTGGTATAAATAGTGCGGCGGAAATTTTCCAAAACGCTTTAAGTACGACTCTAGAGGGATTAGATGGTGTGAAAAATATTTCGGATGACATAATCGTATATGCTAGAAACCAAAGAGAGCATGACAGAAGGCTTGAAGCAGTCTTAAAGCGACTACAGCAAATGAACATTAcgctaaataaaaagaaatgtgaaTTCAACCAGAACAAATTAGAGTTTTTTGGATAATTATGTATTTGGTGAAGACGGCATGTTGGCAGACCAAAAGAAGGTTTCAACCATCAAGAACACACCACCACCCAAGAATATGCCAGAGGTGAGAAGCTTTTTAGCTATGACAAATTATGTGTCGCGCTTCATTCAAAATTACAGCACAATTGCAGAGCCTCTAAGACGCCTGATAAAGAAAAACGCAAAATGGACACGGCAAAATGAACAAGAAGAAGCATTCCTTAAGCTGAAATCGATTCTcagcagtgacctactttgatCCTAATAAGGAAACACAGATCATCACAGATGCAAGTCCCGTTGGAATAGCCGCAATAATGCTACAAGTGCTATGCAAGCAGATCATTGACAGACGTTGAAAGAAATTCATATTCTCAGCAAGAAAGAGAGAATTTAGCACTAGTTTGGAGTGTAGAACATTGGCATATATACTTATATGGACATAAGTTTAATGTGACCACTGTTGcgaaattcattgaaaatatctACAATAATCCGAAGTCAAAAATTATCATACGACTTTAACGTCATACATAAAAGTGGAGATTCGAACATGTCGGATTTCTTGAGTATTCAGGttgaaaatgcaattaaaatgtGATACAAGATAATGTTATCTGGCATATCAAAAAATCTCTTTAAAGtcatataatattataacataataTTAACGATACAAATTGGTGTTTTCGTCTTCTTTAGAATAATTAGATATGAATTATAGTTTTGTCTTACACGCGATTTCACCACATTTCTTATCTAGGAAACCAGGTATTCTTTGTTATTCAACTCTGATTTGCTGCAAAAGATTGAAGAGCAAtaaaaaattgacgttcagtttcgcacttaAAAATGTCACACAAAGGTAAAATGTAAATTTGCATAAAATCTGTCTTGAAGaccttctttttatttctttttcttgttgAGAATTGATTAAAGAAAACTGTATTTGAAAATCAAACACTTTGACCGTATCGGCCAAACACCCATGCATTAAactttttctcaattttttcGTACTACAGAtatcttttctaaataaaatgattcACCAAACGCAAAGTGTGTTATTTTTCAGAACGTTTATACTTAATGTCATATATACAACAACcgtgaaacaacaaaaaaacaacaacattcaaattttggAAAGATATCATGTTTAGAAGAAGAAAGAGGAAAATGCTGAATAACAGTGCAACATGTTAGGAAGAAATTActattacatatcatatatatttgaGGATTTCCCgaaaaaactgtttagttttGCATTTCAGAAATCAATAAATCATAGTTATCATATTGATTACATTTTGAAAtgctaaatatatcaatataggattcaagaaattaaaccaaatacatatgaatataataaaactaaattttctatatataaagtattaatatgtttcttttttacaaagtcaTTTTGTAATTTGACCACAATTTTTTCTGTACATAGAAGTTAGCATCAGACATTTATTGATAAACCGACTTGTAATGTAATAACTGTTTACATGGAATTTAATGTTTATTATGCTGTTTATGTAGTTCATTTCATACTATACACTCTCAGCTGATTAGCATAGCAGCCAGTATAAACTTCATCATGATGATGACTGTAGCATATAGATTGTGGGTATGATAGACGATCTATCATTATCTGACCTTGCTTCAAGTCTCCTGATATATGATGAATGGTACCAGTCCAGCAGCACACCAGCAATGATCCATCATCTAACATCACCATTCCCTTTGGTCCACTAAGTTCCTCGTGTTTGTATACAGCTGATACATCACCTTGTAATGTTATACTGACTATACAGTAGCTACCACAGTCACTGATATAGATATGTCTGGAATCCTCACTTACCACAATATAGTGTGGGTtattaaatatgtcattattcagGGAGATTGTGTTCTGGACATTACCTTGTGTATCCAATATCAGTACACTGTAAGGGCCCTGGCAAACAACATAGAGATGATCTTGATGATAAGTTATACCCATATATTTGTCTTTAACTGGAATCTTCTTGACTTCTGACAACTGACCGGATGTTGACATTAAATATATCGCTCTCTCATTTGGATTTGTTATTGCAATATGATCCCGAGGCATTACGGCAATGTCCCATGGTTGAAAATTAAGTACTTTCTCTTCAATGACAGCCTTATTCCGAATGTCTACAACTTTAAGCTTCCTGTGATCAGCCAGCACCAGTTTGTTTGAGGACAAGACAGCACATCCTGTGATATAGCAGTTAGTCTTATCtgactttgtttttatatttatcaatcctttatGTGTTAAggtatatttttctttgtatattttctCCTCAGATGGAACGACCAGACTAGAAGAGAGGTTTAACTTCCCAAATGTGTCGCGTTTAGACAACATGTTTTCAAGATTAGCATTTTGTTCAAATGAGTATTGCATATCTGACTTTGCTAAATGTTCATCTGCCTTCTTTACTGCATATGaatttattttgcattcagcTCGTTTAATGTTGATGTAAAGTTGCCCGTTTTGCCGTGCATTTTTATTAGCTTGTAGACTTGACTGCAATTTCTTGATTACAGTAGAAATATTGGCACATTCATCAACTACTCTCTGAATTACTTTTTTATCGTCGGATTTCTTTTTGTCAGCATCTTTCTGAATATTTTGCTGTAGTTGATCTAGGCGTTCATTTATTTCCTTCCTGAAGTTGAGGATTTCCTTGATAATACCAGCATGGCATTTATCTATCTCTTTATCTCTCACTTCAGCTTTCTTCAAAACATCTTCTGCTTCTTtcactttttcttttaatttcttcatGATATCCATGTATTCCTCACTGTCCCCTATATCTGAACATTTGTCAGGTATGTAGTCAATGTTACATGTCCTGTGATCCAAGATGACGCAGTCATTACAGCCAAGCGCTTTGTGTGTTGGACAGAAGAAtttaattatttcctttttatgcACAGAACATTTTTCTGTGCATTCATCGGAATCTTTACTGGTAGTTGCATTTTTACCAACGTTGTCTTTATCAAGAAGCTGGTGATTCCGTGTTGCTTTTGTCTTCTTGTGACACTCAAAGCAATTTTTGCATAGATATTCCTGGCATTCCACACAAAATCCATGACCTCCTACATGCTGACCAACGAAAAGGCAAGGTTCACAACTTTTGTCAAAGTCCTCTGCAGAACCTAGTGAAGCTGAGCCGTGGATATCTGACAATTTACGTCCCGACACTGCCatttctgaaatagaaaaaaaggataaaataaaCACTTTGCAGGCAGAAAATTCGTGACGGGCGAACTATATTTCCGGTCAACTTTATTAAAATACTCACATAATACTTTACTCTAATCAGTATAACATTTGTATACTTGTCAGATAATAGCTTTTCGTTAAAAATGACTCGGTAGACCTGGGTTAGGCTAAGAAATATTTTGCTGTATATAATATATTGGTGTATCTATATTGCATGCCAACTGACCAGGTTCACGGTAAAAACAAACGCTCGTAAGCATAGGTTTACGCTAGTAAACCAAAGTTCACGCTCATAaacatagtttacgaacgtgaactggGGTTCAGGAAAACGACCGTAAACaaaggataacgaccgaaatttgTAGTTcagtcgagaaacctagtttatcaaatgtaaaccatggtttacgatcgatatattagaattataaaatcAACTATGGATTTCATAGGTGAGCAGGGGTTTACGACCGTGAatctatgtttacgagcgtgaaccttcttttacgaacgtgaacccatGTTTATGACCGTGTGCCTAACATGCtcttacgtttgaaaaacctagtttatcgaccgttaatcctaatttttttaccgtgaacctatgttaacgaccgtgaacttgAACCATAGTTACGAACGTGAAACTaagtttacgttcgataaactatatgtttctcgaacaaaactatgattttcggtcgttatcctatgttcacgagcgtgaacttaTGTTTACGTTCGTAAAACCATGTTCACGgatgtaaacccaagttcacggtcgttaacataggttcacgttcgtgaACCAAGGTCTACGCTCGTAAACATAGATTCAAGCTcgtgaaattcattttcaatagAGAAAACTAGTTTACCGGACGTAAACTttggttcacgagcgtaaactgtGGAAACTATGGATTACGCCcgttatcttcttttttttttttttttttttttttttttttgctcgaaAACATTTTTAGGCTAGTATCAAAAGAATAAGTTTACATTCGAAAAACCTACTTTATCGATcattaatcctagtttttcgatcgTGGTTCGCGTAATTATTAGACAATTTGTGTGCCATACATGTATTTACTAATTTACTATTTTGCTCTAGGACGGCGTCTTATTATAAAACTGTCATTTAGGTTTCTTTTCAATCAATCAGATTGGAATTGCTAAAGTTATGGGGGAAATGTGTACATCATTTTCCCGAATTATACCAGAGTTATTATAACAACTAAAAAAGTTCTTTAATGATATCCCATCTTTTGCCACGATATTTAAAATATGCTGTAAGTGTATGGATTTACATTAATGCATGGTTTGAAGACATATGATTCTGTAGTATTTTGCAAATCAATCTCTTCTATGAATATAACTGGCCAATGAAATTGATTTAATATAAGTctctttagatattttacagGGCTGAAATTTCACAGTCGTCTTTTAGTTATACTGAACATTAAAGACTGTTTAGAAGGCTTATTCTCTTGGTGATCTTAAAATGTCTCTTTGATAAAAAGACCTTCATTTTGACGGCCATATTGGTTTGGGGAagaaattttgtcatttatttgtcaaTTATCTTCTGACATTCggtttaaaggtggttaattaGAGCTTGGCCAAATAACAGATTTATCTGAAACTTTAAAGATATTCAATGCGCACCtttcacaaaatatattttacttctaTTTTTAGGAACTGTAGAAGTTTATTGACATTTGTGAAAATGCACGCTTATGAGTaaaagattataaaagttttatgaaACTGGACATTTTCTTATTTATTCAGTTAAGAAGCGTGTTGACTTTACTTATAAACAAAGTGATGTGgtaaaaatttacatatttttgcaGCATTTAGCGTGCTCCAGACTTTAAGATAACCCTTAATAATGGTTTGAAATTAATTGTGTTGTTTACTTGTTATGATTTAAAAGTCAGTGGTGCTGGTCATGTAGATCATTTAATCTCGGAACCGAAGCGTGAAGCAAAGTTCTGGCTAGTTTAAATTATGATATCCGCATTAAATTTGATAACACGGATGTGGCAAACACTATTAAAAAGGATTATATACTCGTGATTTGGTCTACTTTTATGTACACTTTTGTCATCTAATGCTCCTGGCGTGAATGATTAAAAcgtaaaaaatatgaatatatttcttcaaatgtgtTCCCTTTATCGTTAATAGTTTGCACGTTCGAACATGTTTTTGAAAACCATACAAATTAATGttgtgtaaaaaaaacaaacgtttACCCATTAATCCTGAACGGTAATACTTTGATTGCGAATAAACATTTAACTTTCCAGAACATCAATACCTTTTTATTAAAGCAGATAAAAAAGAAACTTGATTTTTGCCTCCTTGTAAAATTCTAGTTTACTACCTTCCGGAGAAAATGTCTATAAATGCAATGAGATATATAAGGGATGTAATGATAATTATAAGGTTGCTTGTATCATAACAAAGTTATCGCCCTTTAACCACAAATACATAAAGATACAATGCTAATAATCATGTCAGAATAGAACTGTGCAGTGTGCACCCATCTCCCCAGCGTATATTGTTTACTATGTGAATTAAGTTACGAAGTGAAAGTTAATGGTGATTTATACTAACACTTACAGCTTAAATATTTTAACTGTGTagtatcatttttaatttatattctaactttaaaataatattaacaatttatgtaaaagttaagaATATATGTGCTCTAATTTCCagcaatttgatattttattgccgttttattacctccccttattgttGCTTCAAGGTCCCActgcatttttttctctttaaatcgtaattcttttttaagttttttttttttattatttctgtaaTTATAAATGTGTGACAATTATATTTATAAGTATTgttaattctcgcttatgcttcacatgcatacttaaaactttgtcatgtagatatgttggtTTTTTTCCTTCTAATTCATGTTGAAGAAATAcgttttcgataaatacccgccgtatacattaatacaaatatattctatatttttgtCACGCTGACGTTCGCGTCCAAAcagacgtgacgtcgtttgtattgtacgttgttatttctgacgtaCTTTCTTGGTACTTTTAAATCCTTTTTAATCTATTAAAAAGGATTACAAAATTTCAGCACTGTTTTTCAATCTGTTTTTTACAAAATGCATATGTTACATAGTAATACAACATATGGCGACACAAAACATAAGAAATTTTATATGCACACAAATTTGCTTTCATGATTCGAAGTGTACGTCAGTCTTGACTGAAACGTGGACTATAGAAGGAAACTTCAAAACAATTATACAATTCGCTACAAGtataatatatcaattttgaaaatacagttagctttattttaaaattaccaAATTATACATGAGCAGGTGTATCCTGGTTTGGTTGTAATTAAATTTTGACTGCAGCAATTatcattataaaagaaattttgaaatgacCCTGAAAATAGCTTTCAACGAATCCTGGCTTTTCCTTGACATAAATAAGTTTCTGATGTCGACCATCCTAAACCCTAATATCTCCGAACCGAAGTACAAAAAAGACGCTCGTGTCAAATCAAGATTGAGCACGTAACCCCGGCAGATCCCGAGTCTACGGCAAACTTGCTGTTTTCGGATGCATAAATACACATGTAAGGAATCATATTTGTGGTTCTGTTTACTTCAGGTTCTTGTTGTTTTGTGTTCCTCGCGCAATTGCttttataaaggaaaaaataaaaatatggtattttctttttaagtttttgtcCTTGTTCGTGGATAGCTTGCacgttttgaaaaacaaatggatgatgtttaaaaagaaaacaaacatttacctATTACACCTGAACgtttatcatttgattttatgttaaaagttATTATTCCAGAACATCAATATCGTTTTCACTTAAACAGTTGAGAAAGAAACTTTGATCTGTCTCTTCCCTCCGTTCTGATTTTTGTACTTCCTTTCGACGTAAATATCTATAAATACCAGGTTATCTTATCTATGAATACCATGTTATCTAGATATCTAAGGGAAGTAATGGCAATAGTAGGTTGGTTGTAAAATGTCAAAGTTATCGCCAGTTCAATACAAATATTAATTAATGTTAAACGCATTTCttcattttagttgttttttcGACATTATTTCGTACCTATATAACATTAATTATCCCGCGAATAAATACTAATAATcaaacataaaacaaagttaTTTATTAATATAGCTGTCACAAATATAACTTGACTGTTGCAAACAATCAAGTATcatcaatatattcttttaaaacatcgaTATATAACCAgtaggaagttggcagttgcagcagttatagcagttaactgctaaaactgccagcagttacagcagttaaaccTTGCGAATGTATGAAATAGCTGAAAATATCAAAGCTTTTTGTGAGAATGTAACATCTATATACACTTTGAAGTAGCATAAACCGACGGATCGCCGGAAGTTTGCACTGGAGTAGTACTTGCAATTTTGctgcttttatgttttaatagcagtaacaacattattatattactgttgcaacaacaaacattaaattaacagaatCCATGTTACTACTGTATTCCCAATTTTTAGGGCGAACTATATATACTAGTAGCTAagtttattttggaaataatatctagcataaacatacattgtattttaacattAAACTTATATAAACAATACGTGTAggttactaataaactttgataatgtggcagttgagttcaacaagtccaggggtgttcaaagataatccgtcatagatctattgtaaagcaaatattggatttacctgtattggaaaataaacagtgtcgattggatttaggtcaactgccacattatcaaagtttattagtactaaccgagtaggaggtgttcatgaaatgaaaatacccgcgctcgtgcgaatcgtgacaccgagagCGCGTAGCCCTCGAGGTGTTACCGctcgagcgcgggtattttcatttcatgaacaccgatctagGAGGTAAGTAACCGACTTACATaacgtcattttaatttgttagtttttatttatttatttatttatttataagtctttccttctcccagtcagaaaataaattattttggaaattactttaacttagcaggtaaattgaaatacgtaaaatgatattaaaaaagttGATGGAAGTTCTACTAATTCGCCAAtgtaaatgcatttattgtttgttgggatttttttttttatcttttaatgcacaacttcacacttcggttgcatgtttataaaacatttttcatgataaacttagtttcggactctgtagagatagaccctaatattttcattgatagaaatatattaaataaagtctagaaattgatttccaagtccttgaaattaataaaaatgatttcacaaatgtgcaatatatgatagttttgctaatatcaataatagaaattttaatatttaattcaaatctgtgatccgcaaagaatgtgaactcttgccttgggctagtactttaaagcagagatatttattagtttacttcccttgcaattacacaatagagtagaaaacaaaaacggtttaaaacacaatattatatatttttgcacaacaaaatcgtttaggatttattaatatgtgtttgatttacccctgaaccactggttcctatgattttgtcaatttacttatggtaaaaaataacttttaacaagccgataataaaatgaaataccagtaagtatattatagtgcagataatacagttttgtttgtatcaaaatgtcacaatagaagcacttttgtaatacagaacacctggtaggattagtaaaggtgcaattatattgatctctttttcctgtGCCTAGACTCTGCATTTACGGTTTCGTCGTGGTCGTggtcgttatcatcatcatcatcatcatcatcatctaacaacaataattaaaatgattatcttcttcttctactcctccctgttaagtactgagccgtgaatgtatcttgtagatgaaaacatgactatcgtaattcaaaggtcaaaatatacaatatttaaaaaagaagtatacatGTGTAAATTCTACTTGACGCAGGTATTGTCTAttttccgtaagtattgacctggcactcattttTCTTCACCagtattttacgaaatatttttaTCCTGAAATAACCAATATAAATCACCAATTGCACGGTGGCAtagtggtagctgtctgactgccacgcacgataccacgagttcaaaatcaccttagaccatttttttttttaattaatgttgttATTGATGTTACATTTACTCTTACATTAtctgtgtaacatatttcacgaaatctgattattttctcttgtagatctagtattcattttcaggaaacgctggtgagaaatactttatctttttatctaagatattataaatatgtattattgaacattttccataacgtttatagaccataaggtttgatcagataaatatggcaatatttctaccgATAAAATTTGGGGGGAAATGGTCAGTACGCTGGAGTTGAACCAAAAATGCAGTTCAGCAGCTAAACCTTTTGTCGGCACAGCTATTTGCATAtgtgacattgtgaaaattataaagaaatatata
This Mercenaria mercenaria strain notata chromosome 17, MADL_Memer_1, whole genome shotgun sequence DNA region includes the following protein-coding sequences:
- the LOC128546149 gene encoding uncharacterized protein LOC128546149: MAVSGRKLSDIHGSASLGSAEDFDKSCEPCLFVGQHVGGHGFCVECQEYLCKNCFECHKKTKATRNHQLLDKDNVGKNATTSKDSDECTEKCSVHKKEIIKFFCPTHKALGCNDCVILDHRTCNIDYIPDKCSDIGDSEEYMDIMKKLKEKVKEAEDVLKKAEVRDKEIDKCHAGIIKEILNFRKEINERLDQLQQNIQKDADKKKSDDKKVIQRVVDECANISTVIKKLQSSLQANKNARQNGQLYINIKRAECKINSYAVKKADEHLAKSDMQYSFEQNANLENMLSKRDTFGKLNLSSSLVVPSEEKIYKEKYTLTHKGLINIKTKSDKTNCYITGCAVLSSNKLVLADHRKLKVVDIRNKAVIEEKVLNFQPWDIAVMPRDHIAITNPNERAIYLMSTSGQLSEVKKIPVKDKYMGITYHQDHLYVVCQGPYSVLILDTQGNVQNTISLNNDIFNNPHYIVVSEDSRHIYISDCGSYCIVSITLQGDVSAVYKHEELSGPKGMVMLDDGSLLVCCWTGTIHHISGDLKQGQIMIDRLSYPQSICYSHHHDEVYTGCYANQLRVYSMK